A region from the Pseudomonas promysalinigenes genome encodes:
- the pdxY gene encoding pyridoxal kinase PdxY, translating to MKRTPHLLAIQSHVVFGHAGNSAAVFPMQRVGVNVWPLNTVQFSNHTQYGQWAGEVLAPAQIPALVEGISNIGELGHCDAVLSGYLGSAAQGRAILAGVQRIKAVNAKALYLCDPVMGHAEKGCIVPQEVSDFLLDEAVASADILCPNQLELDSFCGRRAQSLEDCVSMARSLLARGPQVVLVKHLAYPGRPQDMFEMLLVTREESWHLGRPLLAFPRQPVGVGDLTSGLFLARVLLGDSWRQAFEYTAAAVHEVLLETQACTSYELQLVRAQDRIAHPRVRFEAQRLAV from the coding sequence ATGAAACGTACTCCGCACCTGCTCGCCATCCAATCCCACGTGGTGTTCGGCCACGCCGGCAACAGCGCTGCGGTGTTTCCCATGCAGCGAGTTGGAGTCAACGTCTGGCCTCTTAATACAGTACAGTTTTCCAACCACACACAGTATGGCCAGTGGGCGGGGGAAGTGCTTGCTCCAGCGCAAATTCCTGCGTTGGTGGAAGGGATTTCCAATATTGGCGAGCTGGGCCACTGTGATGCGGTGCTGTCCGGGTACCTGGGCAGTGCCGCCCAGGGCCGGGCGATCCTCGCGGGTGTGCAGCGGATCAAAGCGGTGAACGCCAAGGCTTTGTATCTGTGCGACCCTGTCATGGGCCATGCCGAGAAGGGTTGCATCGTGCCGCAGGAGGTCAGTGATTTTCTGCTCGATGAGGCCGTGGCCAGCGCGGATATCCTCTGCCCCAATCAACTGGAACTCGACAGTTTTTGCGGGCGCCGTGCGCAATCGCTCGAAGACTGCGTGAGCATGGCGCGCAGCCTGCTGGCGCGCGGCCCGCAGGTCGTGTTGGTCAAGCACCTGGCGTATCCGGGGCGCCCTCAAGACATGTTCGAAATGTTGCTGGTTACCCGCGAAGAAAGCTGGCACCTTGGCCGTCCGCTGCTGGCTTTCCCACGGCAACCAGTAGGTGTGGGCGACCTGACCTCGGGCTTGTTCCTGGCTCGGGTTCTGCTGGGAGACAGCTGGCGACAAGCGTTCGAGTACACCGCAGCGGCGGTGCATGAGGTGCTGCTGGAAACCCAGGCCTGCACCAGCTACGAATTGCAACTGGTGCGGGCCCAGGATCGTATCGCCCACCCGCGCGTGCGGTTCGAGGCGCAGCGCCTGGCGGTCTAG
- a CDS encoding DUF3301 domain-containing protein, with protein MLTLENLFVLMLLATAGAWLWHNHGLREKALERVKQHCAKLDLELLDDAVALKRIAFIRDAKGRKRLARVYAFEFTVTGEQRHPGSVTQFGAHSAQIELAPYPFEIKTPPRADNVIQMQQWRQEHNRWHN; from the coding sequence ATGTTGACCCTGGAGAATCTCTTCGTCCTGATGCTGTTGGCCACGGCAGGCGCTTGGTTATGGCATAACCACGGGCTGCGCGAGAAGGCCCTGGAGCGGGTCAAACAGCATTGCGCCAAACTCGATCTGGAACTGCTGGATGACGCCGTTGCGCTCAAACGCATCGCGTTCATCCGTGATGCCAAAGGCAGGAAACGCCTGGCGCGGGTCTATGCCTTCGAGTTCACCGTCACCGGCGAGCAGCGCCACCCCGGCAGCGTGACCCAGTTCGGTGCCCACAGCGCACAGATTGAGCTGGCGCCCTACCCGTTCGAGATCAAGACACCGCCACGGGCCGACAATGTGATTCAGATGCAGCAATGGCGCCAGGAGCATAACCGCTGGCACAACTGA